One window of the Misgurnus anguillicaudatus chromosome 8, ASM2758022v2, whole genome shotgun sequence genome contains the following:
- the LOC141365657 gene encoding uncharacterized protein, producing MNVLFFSRYMPLGSALVFICILVQLHWSHEQGCETGEECKNKDVYDKSVTAVPEKLKDGADELYFVGSKINTIPKWDYSKKPQLKKIEFLGTSTLSVEIGAFEGLPDITAIEIYGTEVTSLPVGVFKDLNNLTKLTLKSNKIQSLEKGLFDDLKKLEQIFLNMNEITAIEEGVFDNLENLKILHLGKNNLSSVSTSLFSKLKNLQTFRIYENQLTAIPDGIFDHFPDLKEISLNGNKISSLQPNLFPHKSKLAILNLDSNLLSELPENLFVGFPALKTLTLHNNQLTSLPNVLFGEMPKLTDLNLSQNNLSYIPTGVFSPLKRVRKLDLSSNQFLSLSGEFFEGLEKLSELNLQNNFIQSLKAEDFEKIQSLTTLKLENNNLRILPGDVFQNLPKLSKVYLNNNPWQCDCDLLPFFEWMKDNKEKIKSKSPVLCESPIDMHNLTILDLKEEQLICRTTTQYVTTTMITTTLPTTTLLTTQLTTIAPTTTTLTTAPPTTTTLTTAPPTTTTLTTVAPTTTTLTTAPPTTTTLTTVAPTTTTLTTAPPTTTTLTTTAPTTTIPTTIPMTTTTPQTTTVITTEPTTQLTTSLPTTVATTKSPTTTSAPTTALTTTIQPTTTSIVTTTSTTTVQPTTTSLMTTIATTSSTTLNPTTTTPFPTTSSSFIYLDSHQQSFSRATPTHRFSSCKALLIYYSTMLIIEICCTVVLAKYTYSLYCSLQNRERLYNQVKLTHFSYTKSITLRPVDEAETVAL from the coding sequence ATGAACGTTTTGTTCTTCAGCAGGTATATGCCTTTAGGAAGTGCACTGGTATTCATCTGCATACTTGTGCAACTCCACTGGAGCCATGAACAGGGCTGTGAAACGGGTGAAGAATGCAAAAACAAAGATGTGTACGACAAAAGCGTGACAGCAGTCCCGGAAAAGCTAAAAGATGGAGCTGATGAATTATATTTTGTAGGCAGTAAGATAAATACCATACCAAAATGGGATTATTCTAAAAAacctcaattaaaaaaaattgaatttttaGGAACCTCAACTCTATCTGTAGAGATAGGAGCCTTTGAGGGTTTACCTGATATCACGGCCATCGAGATATATGGCACCGAAGTGACATCATTACCTGTGGGTGTTTTTAAAGATCTCAACAACCTTACAAAACTTACTTTGAAAAGTAACAAAATCCAGAGCCTTGAAAAAGGGTTATTTGACGATTTAAAAAAACTTGAACAAATCTTTCTAAATATGAATGAAATTACAGCCATTGAGGAGGGGGTATTTGATAATTTGGAGAATCTCAAAATCCTGCATCTCGGAAAGAACAACCTTAGCTCTGTATCAACATCTCTCTTTTCAAAACTTAAAAACCTGCAGACTTTCAGGATTTATGAGAACCAGCTGACTGCTATTCCTGATGGGATTTTTGATCATTTCCCTGATCTGAAAGAAATTAGTTTGAATGGCAACAAAATCTCATCTTTACAACCGAATTTGTTTccacataaaagtaaattagcAATCCTAAATTTGGACAGTAATCTTTTATCTGAACTACCAGAAAATCTTTTTGTTGGTTTCCCTGCACTAAAGACTCTAACTCTGCATAACAATCAGCTTACCAGCCTGCCCAATGTCCTCTTCGGAGAAATGCCTAAATTAACAGATCTGAACCTTAGCCAGAATAATCTTTCTTATATACCAACTGGAGTCTTCAGCCCACTGAAGAGGGTGAGAAAGTTAGATCTCTCCTCAAACCAGTTTTTGAGTTTATCTGGAGAATTTTTTGAAGGTCTCGAGAAACTGTCTGAACTTAATCTTCAAAACAACTTCATACAATCATTAAAAGCGGAGGATTTTGAGAAAATTCAGTCTCTTACTACCCTCAAATTAGAAAATAACAATCTTCGAATCCTTCCTGGAGATGTTTTTCAAAATCTTCCAAAACTCAGTAAAGTTTACCTGAACAATAACCCGTGGCAATGTGACTGTGACCTGTTGCCTTTCTTTGAATGGATGAAAGACAATAAAGAAAAGATCAAGTCGAAATCTCCAGTACTTTGTGAGTCACCTATAGATATGCATAATCTAACTATATTGGATTTAAAAGAAGAACAATTGATATGTCGCACAACAACCCAATACGTTACCACTACTATGATCACCACCACATTGCCTACCACAACTTTATTGACAACACAATTAACAACAATTGCACCTACCACAACTACTTTAACAACAGCTCCACCTACGACAACAACATTAACAACAGCTCCACCTACGACAACAACATTGACAACAGTTGCACCTACTACAACAACTTTAACAACAGCTCCACCTACGACAACAACATTGACAACAGTTGCACCTACTACAACAACTTTAACAACAGCTCCACCTACGACAACTACATTAACAACAACAGCACCTACAACAACTATACCAACAACTATTCCGATGACTACGACAACACCACAGACCACCACAGTCATCACCACCGAACCAACTACTCAACTCACAACTTCACTGCCTACCACTGTCGCTACAACGAAATCTCCAACCACTACGTCAGCCCCCACAACTGCATTAACAACCACAATACAACCTACAACCACCTCGATTGTCACCACCACGTCAACAACCACAGTACAGCCTACAACTACATCCCTGATGACAACAATCGCTACGACTTCTTCAACTACATTGAACCCCACCACCACAACACCTTTTCCCACCACGAGTAGCAGTTTCATCTACCTTGACTCCCATCAACAATCTTTCTCAAGAGCTACACCTACCCACAGGTTCTCATCATGCAAGGCTCTTCTGATATATTACTCAACAATGCTGATAATAGAAATCTGCTGTACGGTGGTGCTGGCTAAGTATACATATTCACTATACTGCTCTCTCCAGAACAGAGAGAGACTCTACAACCAGGTAAAACTGACCCATTTCTCCTATACTAAGTCCATAACACTCAGACCTGTGGATGAGGCAGAGACTGTAGCTCTGTGA